ACTGCAGGCCCGATGCTCTTCAAGGGGTTGTGTGTTTCCTTGCACGCTTCCCGGGCGGGAGACAGTCGCAAATCAGAACATTCTGTGCGTCTCTGGGTCAAAATCGAATTTCACGCTTTGGCCGTGCGGGCCTTTCATCCGTAATGTGCCCCCGGATACAGCAGATTCAATGCGAGTTTGAAAATGATGGGGAATGCCTTGTCATACACAAACCATGCAATCAGGAGCCCTGCAAATCCCAATCCTGCAAAACTTCCACGAATAAAGCGTGTGGCAACGCGTTCTGGGAATAAAACGGTGATGCCGTTGTGTCCGTCCAGCGGCGGGAAGGGGAGCAAATTGAATGTTCCCAGCAAGAGATTGAGGACGAAAAGAATGCTCAGCACCGTCGCTGCGAATTCCGCCGGTCCGCCCTTTGCCATGGCCTCTGTGATTCGCGTAAAGGAAGCGCTCTCCGGGGCCCGAAATACTCCGATAGCCATTCCAATGTGAATGCCTATGCCCGCCGCGATCATCAGCACAAAGTTTGCTGCGGGCCCAGAGAGTGCCATCCATGCGGATCGTCTAGGGTATCGTTGCGCCCAGGCCGGATCGTATGGCGCACTGGCCCATCCAATCATCCAGCCGGCCAAAATGTATGACAGGATCGGCACCACGATTGTGCCGAATGGTTCGCGCTTCATGTGTGGAATAGGATTGAGCGTAACCTGTCCGCCATGGAAAGCAGTGAGATCGCCGCCGAGTTTGGCCGCCAGCGCGTGTGCGCTCTCATGACACACAGTCGAAAAGAGGAAGACCAAATACCAAATGACTCCCAATACAATCGTTCGCGTGTCCATGCCGCGCGATAGAGTAAGTCCCCCCGCCTCCGTAACGCAAGGCTTTCGCTCATAGAGAGCGTTCCTGACGAGAAAATTCGATTCATCAAATCCTTGGCGCGCTTATCCGGTTTCGCCGATTTATTCGCGATCCAATGAGACTTGAGCGACTGCTGCGGAGCCTAGGACTGATGTGGATACTTTCCAGGCGACCGGATCAGTCCTATGCCGCTGCTGGCAGCCTCAGGACTCACCAAGTGACATACAAAATCACATACGAATCATGCACGTTTTCATATTTTTCGAGTTGGCTTTGGCTGCCCGGTGTTAGCCACGCGCCCCTAAGTTCTGCAGTTTCCATATGATTTCCTGTTTTGTCAGACTTCCGAGAATGGTGCCATGCGTGCATATATTGCATACTAGTGAGTTGCAGTGCTTCTCGGGGTGTTTTTGCCTAGTGGTGGGGGCTTCCGGCGGTTTCCGTCAGTATTGATTTCGAGAGCGGCCCTCATCCTTGACACTGGATACAAAATGCAGTATAAGGCCCGCCAGGCCTTGATTAAATTTTTGAAATATTGATATTACGTTTTCCCATTGGTGGCGCGTCGCTTTGTCCTGCTCCGCATAAGACTCTATGGTTCTTGAGATCTGACAAATGAAGCCAAGGAGGATGTGAGCCGTGAAACTAAGGCTGGTTGTCCTGCTGGGCCTGTTGGCTTTTCTCGTGGGAATTATTTCTCCGCGAACACTTCATGCACAGACGGTGGCTTCGGCAACCGTGGTGGGCACAGTGACGGATCAGAGTGGCGCGGTGATTCCCGGAGCTGTGGTGAAACTGACGAACACCTCTACGGGTATCTCACTGACCACGACCGCGAACGGAGCGGGCCAGTACACGTTTCCTACAGTCACGCCCGGACCATACCAGATTGAAGTGACCAAGCAGGGCTTTAGAAAGGCCACGATTCAAAATCTCGCGATTGACGTCTCCAAGAGCTATTTGGTGAATGTCCCTATGCAGGTTGGAGAAGTTGCCCAGTCCATTACAGTCGAGGCTGGTGCCGGCGTTCAGTTGGAGACGACCACGGCACAGGTTGGCAATGTTATTAATAGTGAAGAAATGGAAAACCTACCCACACTGACGCACAATGCCACGGAGCTAATTACCCTCCAACCGTCTGTCTCTCCCGGAATGGGTGACAACACTTTCCCGATGCCGGAACCTCGCGTTTCCGGCGCGATCGATGATCAGAATACGTACACGGTCGACGGCATCGACATCAGCGACAATCTCGTCGGCGCTGGTACGTGGATTCCCGTCTCAATCGATAGCGTGCAAGAATTCGACATCGGTGTCACAAATCCGAACTCCACGTTCGGGCGCAGCTCTGGCGGACAGATCAACCTTCTTGGCCGCCACGGAACGAACGCATATCACGGCTCGGTTTATTGGTACACACAGAATAGCGCTTTTAACGCTAATTCTTGGGACTTGAATGCCGCTGGCGTGGCTCAGCCCCATCTGGATGACAATCGTGGTGGCGTCCGCTTCGGTGGCCCGATTATCAAGAACAAGACCTTCATCTTTGCTAATTATGAACTTCGCCGATTTCCGGAATCCACGATATTCACAAGAGAGGTTCCGACGGCAAATCTGAAAGCTGGCATCCTCACATTTAAGGATGCGGCTGGGAACGTCGACACTTACAACCTGAAGACTTCTGCGGCGTGCGGCCCGAGCGGTCTCACAGCTTGCGACCCTCGTGGCCTTGGCATCAGCCCCACCGTTCAGGATTTCTGGAACCTGATGCCAGGGGGTAATTTCGGCGGCGTGGGCGACGGCTTGAATGAGACTGGCTATCGAGGCACAGTTTCTTCTCCTCTAGATACGGACTATGGCGTGCTGCGCCTGGACCACAACTTTACGGATAAGTGGCGCTTTTCCGGCAGCTACTCGTATTGGCGCAATATATCGTATGGCACCCAAATCAGTATTCTCAATGGAAATCCATCGGACGTAAGCACTTCGCCGTACCGCACGGCCATGGTGACCGGACAATTGACCACCCTGATTTCTCCCACGTTGACGAATACGTTCCGGTTTGGATGGGTTCGCAACTGGCAGAACTTCCAGGTGGAGAGTCCTGCTGTGACCGCAGCGCAGTTTAATTTGCCCGGAACGGCCACCGGTCTCAGCTCTGACCCGTACGTCGCGATTAACCCGGCCGAGGGTTTGCTGAATGCGCCTGTCGATAATACTTCCGCCGGCGCGCGTTTTCAGGATTATTTTGAAAAGAGCGTTCAATTTACGGATGGCATCGACTGGACCAGGGGCAAGCATACGATTGAATTTGGTACAGACGATCGCCATCTCCCGATGCTGACCGACCGTGCCGATAAGGTGGTAAACGGCATCACGTCTCTAGTGAGCGTGATGGACAGCGTGGACCAGACGGGTGCATTCCTCTCCATTCCTGCATCGAATTCGCCACAACCTTGCGGAGGCGCAATCACGACCAATTGCCTGCCCGCAAGCCAACTGGGAAATTGGAACTCGCTTTATGCAGGGTCTCTGGGGCTAATCGACAATACATCCATCTTGGCTGTCCGCGATGGGGGCCTGAACCCGCTTCCTTTCGGGACGCCATTGAGCAATAACACCGTCCAGAACCAGTTCTACTTCTACGGTCAAGACATTTGGCGCGCGACGAATTCGCTGACCTTGAGCTATGGTCTCTCTTATGGTTGGCAAACTCCCCCATCGGACACTTTGGGGCGCCAGACGATCTTGATTAATGCTTCGAGCGGACAGTTTATCTCTGCGCCCGGCTACTTGGGCGACAAGCTGACCGCCGCGGAACAGAGCAACATTTACAATCCAACGACCGGATATATACCTGTGAATACGGCCCATCACTCGGTCTTCAGTACTGACTGGGGTGACTGGGCACCGCGCGTCTCAGCGGCGTGGAATCCCAGTTTTGATAATGGATTTTTGAGCCGTGTGTTTGGCGACAGGAAGTCAGTTATCCGTGCCGGCTACTCGATGGTCTATGACCGCGAGTCCACAATCGAGACGGTCGTGATTCCAATGCTTGGAGTGGGTTTCGGTCAAACGATCAACAGTATTCTCCCCAACTGCACTGGAAGCTGCTCAAACCCAGCGGCTTCGGATTTCAGAGTGGGAGTGGATGGGAACATTCCGTTGCCGACCGTTCCAGCCATCTCTAATCCAGTTATCCCGAGTACACCGTTCGGCGAAATCCTTTCGTTCCAAGACGACCCCAATTTTAAAGTCGGCCGCAGTAACAACGTGGACTTGGATATTCAGCGAGAATTGCCCCACAGTATGTTGTTGGAAGTGGGTTATATCTCGCACTGGGCCTCCCGGCTCCCAAGCTCCGTTGACATCAACAACTCGCCCTACATGTTCAAGGACTCGGCCTCGCGCCAGACTTTTGCTCAGGCGTTTGACGCCGTGGGCGCTGCCGTTCGCTCTGGCAATACGCCTTCCACGCAGCCTTTCTTTGAAAATCAGCTGCCCGGGTATGCCGCGGCGGTCTGCGGGGGCGGCACGAACACGGCTTGTCTTGTTTCAAAGGAAAGCTCGGCCTTCCAGTTTGGGTTGGTGCAGACCATGTTCCAGAACATGGATCTTTACCGGCTTGGCCAGGGCTTGCAACCGTACGATAACCTTCAAACCGTTCTCTCTGAATTGCGCACGTATGTCGGCTCGTCAACGTACAATGGGCTGATCGTCAGCTTGCAAAAGAAAACGTCACGCGGGTTGACTTTCCAGGTGAACTACACATTTTCGAAGTCCCTTGACCAGGGCCTCATCAACCAGGACAACGCGGGCTACTACCTGAATAGCTACTATACGAACGCCAGCTATGGCCCGTCGATCTATGATCGCAGACACCTGATCACAGGCGACTACGTCTATCAGCTTCCAATTGGCAATGGCCATCGATTCCATTTCAATAATGGTCTCGATCGCGCCATCAGCGGTTGGTACTGGTCAGGTATTTTCGAGGCATACTCCGGTCTGCCAAATACAGTCGGCGAAAGCCCCGAGGTTTGGGGCGTGTCGTCTATCATCGGAGGCAATGTCCCGGCGATTCCAACCGTCCCGTCCTCGCAACTTAACAATAAACTGCATTCGGGTGTGACGGGTTCGGGAGGCATTGGCACCGCAACCGATCCCGCCAACGGCGGAACCGGCCTCAACGTATTTGCCAATCCGCAAGCAGCTTTCGGTGACTTCCGCGATGTGAATATCAGCACCGATGGTCGCGACGGGTCGGCCAATCCATTCCGGCAGTTGGGCATGTGGAACTACGATATGGCCGTGGGCAAGTCCACGGCGATTCACGAAAACATTTCAATGGATTTCTCCGCTCAGTTCCTCAATGTATTCAACAACGTGAACTTTGCGACTCCTGGTCTGAGTTTGCAGAGCCCGTCGAATTTCGGCGAAATCACGAGCACGTTTGTTCCGGCGAACCGCGAAGCCAGCTCCCGCTGGATCGAACTCGGTCTGCGCTTGAACTTCTGATTAACCTAGCTTGACACGCAGCTTCGACCCTGGGCTCCAGCAATGGAGCTCAGGGTTTTTTGTTGTCTCCCAACGCGCGGAACATTTTTCGATTAAATGGAGCAGGAAATATGGCTCCGGGGCTTGGACTCGAACCAAGATTCTAGGCTCCAAAGGCCCATGTGCTACCAATTGCACCACCCCGGAAGCGAGGAAAGCAGCTTAAGAAGTATAATGAAACGTCCGATTCTTTTGCCAAATTTCTTGACTCAAGAATTCTGTGTTGGAATTCCCTCGTTCGGGACACAAAGAGTCAAAATTCAAACTGGCCCACTGCCCAAATTCTGCCTCGATTGCTGCTCTTCGCTCAATCTGCTACGCTTCTATGACGCGTTTTCCACGGAGAGGTGTCCGAGCGGCTTAAGGAGCACGCTTGGAAAGCGTGTGTAGGAGAAATCCTACCGTGGGTTCAAATCCCACCCTCTCCGCCACTCCTGAAGTCTCTCGCCATTGATTCGAAGTCATGATTTCAAATACCACGGAATATTGATGATTACGACTTTCTCGTTGCCCTTTAACAACAACGCGGCTTTCAGCCATTCCGCGCGCTGATTGTGCAGGAAATATTGGTACCACCGCTTTTGCACAAGCTCCGGAATGATCACAGCGATCTGCCGGTCCGGTTCCTTCGACGTGATCCTGAGGACATAATCCACAATCGGGTTGATCACAAAACGATAGGGAGACTTCAGTATCGTCAATTTCGGCGCTGGCAAGCCGGCATTCTTCATGGGCGTCTCGACGTCCTCACTCCAGCTCTTTCGTACATCCATCTCCTGCTCATTCCCGCAATCCACGTGCAAAACATAAATTTCTGAAGAGAGATTGAGTGCAAATTGCAGTCCCTGGCGAACGATCTTGTTCCACGTAATCATGGGCATCACAACGATTGGCGCGCGAAGGTCGTGCAAAACCAGCGGCGCCGGGTCCGCGATTTCCTCGGCCACCCGATCGTAGTGGTGCCGGATTCCATACATGAGAGCAATGATCGAAGGAATCATCAGCACGGTGATCCATGCGCCCTCGACAAACTTCGTTGTCACCACGACGATTATCGTGACCCCCGTGCAAATAGCTCCGAAGAGATTCACGAACATCGCCGCGCGCGATTTCTTCCCGCCCGCGCGCCGCCAGTGAACCACCATTCCCGCCTGCGAAAGCGTGAATGCCAGAAATGCTCCTACGGCATAAAGCGGAATCAGTCTGTCCGTCACTCCGTGGAAAAGGATGAGCATCGCTCCGCAAAGCAGCGCCAGCACGAGGATTCCAGACGTGTACACAAGCCTTCGTCCTTGAACAGCCAGAGGGCTCGGAAGATAGCCGTCCCGGGCGAGCAATCGGCTCAGGCGCGGAAAATCCGCGAAGGCTGTGTTCGCAGAAAGCGAAAGCACGAGAAGGATCGACGCAATCGTCAGGTAGTAGAAAGTATGGCGTCCGGCGACCGCGGCAGTAAGTTGCGAAAGCACACTTTGATATCCAGGGCCGGGATTCGTCGCGCTTATATGATAGACTCGCGATAAAAATGCGATGCCTGCGAGCAGCGCCACCAGGACCATCACGATTATCGTCAGCGTTCTCTGCGCCGTTTTCGCGACCGGTTCGCGAAATGCTTTAACGCCATTGCTGACGGCCTCTACTCCCGTCATCGCCGTGCATCCGCTGGAAAACGCTTTCAGGAGCAGCCACAGGCCTACAGCTCCCGTCGCGGCTGGCAAAACAGGAGGCGCTTCCACAGGAACGGGATGTCCGCCGGCTGCCAGGGTTTTCGCAATTCCGATGCCCAGCATCGTGAGCAGTGTTCCAACGAAAAGCCATGTAGGAACCATGAAGATGATGCCCGTTTCGCGCACACCGCGCAGATTGATAAGAGTTATCAGGGCCAGTATCCCGACACAGATTCCTGTTGTGTGCGGTTCGAGCGACGGCACGGCGGAAACCAGTGCACCCACTCCTGCGGAAATTCCAACCGCGGCGGTTAAAACGTAATCGATCATCAGCGCGCCGGCTGCGAGCAATCCTGCCGCTGGCCCCAGGTTTTGTCCCGCCACAGTGTAAGACCCGCCGCCATTGGGGTACGCCTCAATCGTCTGTCGATAGGAAAAATAGACGATCCAAAGCAGGATGATGATGCTGATTGTAATGGGAAGAATATAGACCGCGCTCAGCGCGCCAAGCGAAGCCAGCAATGCCAGAGCTGCTTCCGGGCCGTACGCCGCGGAGCTGAGCGCATCGAGGCCGAAAACGGAGATCCCTGCTGCGGCGCCCAATTTCTCTCCTCTTTCCTCGGAGGAGCGCAGCGGCCGGCCGCACAAAACGTCGATGATCGCCATCCAATACCTCACTTTGTTCTAGTCAGCAGCCGGTAGGGCAGAAACCGCGGCACGCGCTGGCAGTATTCCTCGTAGGCCGGGCCGAAACGCACGCGCAATTCTCGTTCTTCAAGTGCAATGACGGTCGCTACAAGCAACAGCCACACTCCCGCAATCGCCCACATCAGTCGCGTCGCAGCCAGCAAGCAAGCTCCAGCCACGGACGCAATCATGCCTGCGTATCGAGGATGGCGCATGTACGAATAGATCCCAGTCCGCGCCACTTCGCCGCCACCGGAAAGCTCTGTCTTGCCAATCAGCCGCGAAGTTCCCAGATCACGGTGCACTTTCCCGAAAAGCCACAAGTCGAAAGCAATCAAGAGTAGTCCGATTCCGATTTCGGTTTTGCTGGGACCTTCACCCCGAAAAATTTTGCTGTGGAATGTAATCAGCAGCCCTGTCACGGCGCTCCAAGCTACGCTGACCGCCGTAACGTACGCCGCTCTTATTCGGCCTCGCCAAAAACGAGCAAGCGGGTGCACGACCAGCCAGAAAAGAGGATTGGGCAATTGTAGAAAGAAGATGACCGCTGCAATCCACGCAAACAGATTCATCCACGACCTCGCTGGCGCGAAGCTAGCTGGAATCCAAAAGGCTCGCCGCGCATCTTAATGGAGTTGCTCATGCTTCCGCAAACGCATCTCGTTCACCTCGCGTTTTTATCTGCATTCCATTTCTCGCCCATTGACGCCGCGTCTCTTTCATTGGAGGATTCCAGATTCACTTTTCGAAGGGAGCTGCTATGCCAAATGTCACATCTTGGGAAAAGATCGAAACGGAAAAACTCAACGAGCAAATCTCGCGAAAGATGATTTTTGGCGAAAAGGCTATGCTCGCGCGGATCGCTCTCGCGAAGGGAGCCGTTGTTCCTCGCCATTCGCATGTGAACGAGCAAATCACGTGGATCCTTTCCGGCGCGCTGAAACTGAGCTTCGATGATGGCGACAGAGTTGTTCGCGGCGGCGAGATGCTTCTGATTCCGTCGAATGTTCCACACTCGGCGGTGGCGCTTGAAGATACGATAGACATCGATATTTTCGGGCCGCCTCGCGAGGATTGGATCAAGAAGACCGACGCCTATTTGCGCGGCCAAAAATAACTTGCCTGAATATATCTCTGACGAATAAGGAGTCCAATCTAATGGAACTTGGTTTGAAGGGACGCGTGGCTATCGTAGCTGCAGCAAGCAAGGGGCTGGGACGCGCAGTGGCGGAAGCGCTCTCGCGCGAAGGCGCGGAAGTCGCTATTTGCGCGCGTTCATCCGCGAATCTTAGGAAAGCCGCAGAGTCCATTCGCACAGCTACCGGCCGCGAGGTTTTTCACCGCGAACTCGATGTTACGGATGCGAAGGCTGTCCGCGATTTCGTTGTGGCCGTCGAAGAGCGCTTCGGCTCCGTCGACGTTTGCGTCACCAATGCGGGAGGTCCTCCCGCGAAAAAATTTCTGGAAATCTCCTTGGACGAATGGCGCGCGGCCGTTGACCTCACATTGATGAGCGCAGTTTATTTTGCACGCGAAGTTCTTCCTCGCATGCAGATGCGCGGCTGGGGTCGCTTGCTGGCCGTCACTTCCGTCTCCGTCAAGCAGCCCATCGACAATCTGCTGCTCTCCAATTCCATACGCGCCGCGGTCACGGGACTCATGCGCACACTTGCGAATGAATTCGGCCCAAGCGGCATCACTGTGAATTGCATTTGCCCGGGGTATACACTCACCGAGCGCCTTGATGAACTCATCGGCGTGCAGGCGAAGAATGCCGGCCTTGAGCGCGAAAAAATCCTGGAGCGCTTGGGCACGCAAGTGCCGCTTGGCCGTATCGGCAAACCGGAAGAGTTTGCCGCTATGGTCGCATTTCTTGCATCCGAGCGCGCCAGCTACATCAACGGCTGCTCGATTCCTGTCGATGGTGGCTGGGTGAAGAGCTTGCTGTAAATCCCACGCTCATTCACCCGGCGAGAAGGATGCGGAGGTCGCGCAGATTATTTCCGGTCGGCCCGGTCATGATCGCGTCGCCGAGCCGGTCGAAAAAAGTGAAGGCATCGCTGTTCTGAAAAAATTCCTGCGGATTCATTTTCGCATTTCGCGCG
The sequence above is a segment of the Candidatus Acidiferrales bacterium genome. Coding sequences within it:
- a CDS encoding APC family permease; amino-acid sequence: MAIIDVLCGRPLRSSEERGEKLGAAAGISVFGLDALSSAAYGPEAALALLASLGALSAVYILPITISIIILLWIVYFSYRQTIEAYPNGGGSYTVAGQNLGPAAGLLAAGALMIDYVLTAAVGISAGVGALVSAVPSLEPHTTGICVGILALITLINLRGVRETGIIFMVPTWLFVGTLLTMLGIGIAKTLAAGGHPVPVEAPPVLPAATGAVGLWLLLKAFSSGCTAMTGVEAVSNGVKAFREPVAKTAQRTLTIIVMVLVALLAGIAFLSRVYHISATNPGPGYQSVLSQLTAAVAGRHTFYYLTIASILLVLSLSANTAFADFPRLSRLLARDGYLPSPLAVQGRRLVYTSGILVLALLCGAMLILFHGVTDRLIPLYAVGAFLAFTLSQAGMVVHWRRAGGKKSRAAMFVNLFGAICTGVTIIVVVTTKFVEGAWITVLMIPSIIALMYGIRHHYDRVAEEIADPAPLVLHDLRAPIVVMPMITWNKIVRQGLQFALNLSSEIYVLHVDCGNEQEMDVRKSWSEDVETPMKNAGLPAPKLTILKSPYRFVINPIVDYVLRITSKEPDRQIAVIIPELVQKRWYQYFLHNQRAEWLKAALLLKGNEKVVIINIPWYLKS
- a CDS encoding cupin domain-containing protein, which translates into the protein MPNVTSWEKIETEKLNEQISRKMIFGEKAMLARIALAKGAVVPRHSHVNEQITWILSGALKLSFDDGDRVVRGGEMLLIPSNVPHSAVALEDTIDIDIFGPPREDWIKKTDAYLRGQK
- a CDS encoding isoprenylcysteine carboxylmethyltransferase family protein, with the protein product MNLFAWIAAVIFFLQLPNPLFWLVVHPLARFWRGRIRAAYVTAVSVAWSAVTGLLITFHSKIFRGEGPSKTEIGIGLLLIAFDLWLFGKVHRDLGTSRLIGKTELSGGGEVARTGIYSYMRHPRYAGMIASVAGACLLAATRLMWAIAGVWLLLVATVIALEERELRVRFGPAYEEYCQRVPRFLPYRLLTRTK
- a CDS encoding carboxypeptidase-like regulatory domain-containing protein — encoded protein: MKLRLVVLLGLLAFLVGIISPRTLHAQTVASATVVGTVTDQSGAVIPGAVVKLTNTSTGISLTTTANGAGQYTFPTVTPGPYQIEVTKQGFRKATIQNLAIDVSKSYLVNVPMQVGEVAQSITVEAGAGVQLETTTAQVGNVINSEEMENLPTLTHNATELITLQPSVSPGMGDNTFPMPEPRVSGAIDDQNTYTVDGIDISDNLVGAGTWIPVSIDSVQEFDIGVTNPNSTFGRSSGGQINLLGRHGTNAYHGSVYWYTQNSAFNANSWDLNAAGVAQPHLDDNRGGVRFGGPIIKNKTFIFANYELRRFPESTIFTREVPTANLKAGILTFKDAAGNVDTYNLKTSAACGPSGLTACDPRGLGISPTVQDFWNLMPGGNFGGVGDGLNETGYRGTVSSPLDTDYGVLRLDHNFTDKWRFSGSYSYWRNISYGTQISILNGNPSDVSTSPYRTAMVTGQLTTLISPTLTNTFRFGWVRNWQNFQVESPAVTAAQFNLPGTATGLSSDPYVAINPAEGLLNAPVDNTSAGARFQDYFEKSVQFTDGIDWTRGKHTIEFGTDDRHLPMLTDRADKVVNGITSLVSVMDSVDQTGAFLSIPASNSPQPCGGAITTNCLPASQLGNWNSLYAGSLGLIDNTSILAVRDGGLNPLPFGTPLSNNTVQNQFYFYGQDIWRATNSLTLSYGLSYGWQTPPSDTLGRQTILINASSGQFISAPGYLGDKLTAAEQSNIYNPTTGYIPVNTAHHSVFSTDWGDWAPRVSAAWNPSFDNGFLSRVFGDRKSVIRAGYSMVYDRESTIETVVIPMLGVGFGQTINSILPNCTGSCSNPAASDFRVGVDGNIPLPTVPAISNPVIPSTPFGEILSFQDDPNFKVGRSNNVDLDIQRELPHSMLLEVGYISHWASRLPSSVDINNSPYMFKDSASRQTFAQAFDAVGAAVRSGNTPSTQPFFENQLPGYAAAVCGGGTNTACLVSKESSAFQFGLVQTMFQNMDLYRLGQGLQPYDNLQTVLSELRTYVGSSTYNGLIVSLQKKTSRGLTFQVNYTFSKSLDQGLINQDNAGYYLNSYYTNASYGPSIYDRRHLITGDYVYQLPIGNGHRFHFNNGLDRAISGWYWSGIFEAYSGLPNTVGESPEVWGVSSIIGGNVPAIPTVPSSQLNNKLHSGVTGSGGIGTATDPANGGTGLNVFANPQAAFGDFRDVNISTDGRDGSANPFRQLGMWNYDMAVGKSTAIHENISMDFSAQFLNVFNNVNFATPGLSLQSPSNFGEITSTFVPANREASSRWIELGLRLNF
- a CDS encoding site-2 protease family protein → MDTRTIVLGVIWYLVFLFSTVCHESAHALAAKLGGDLTAFHGGQVTLNPIPHMKREPFGTIVVPILSYILAGWMIGWASAPYDPAWAQRYPRRSAWMALSGPAANFVLMIAAGIGIHIGMAIGVFRAPESASFTRITEAMAKGGPAEFAATVLSILFVLNLLLGTFNLLPFPPLDGHNGITVLFPERVATRFIRGSFAGLGFAGLLIAWFVYDKAFPIIFKLALNLLYPGAHYG
- a CDS encoding SDR family oxidoreductase, translated to MELGLKGRVAIVAAASKGLGRAVAEALSREGAEVAICARSSANLRKAAESIRTATGREVFHRELDVTDAKAVRDFVVAVEERFGSVDVCVTNAGGPPAKKFLEISLDEWRAAVDLTLMSAVYFAREVLPRMQMRGWGRLLAVTSVSVKQPIDNLLLSNSIRAAVTGLMRTLANEFGPSGITVNCICPGYTLTERLDELIGVQAKNAGLEREKILERLGTQVPLGRIGKPEEFAAMVAFLASERASYINGCSIPVDGGWVKSLL